The stretch of DNA CAGTGTAAACTGTGAAACCACCAGTAAACTACCGCCCGCCTGCTCTAGATTCAGGTTCATCTTGCCATTTTCATCAGAGAACACGCGGTAACTCATTACCTTAGTAGCCAATTTTTTCATTTTTGCCACATCATCTTCTCGCTCGACACCTAGCAAAACCAACAGGCCTTTATCTATCTCTCCAATGGTCACACCATCAACGACTACATTTGCTTCGCTCACACGTTG from Shewanella sp. Choline-02u-19 encodes:
- the dtd gene encoding D-aminoacyl-tRNA deacylase, with the protein product MIALIQRVSEANVVVDGVTIGEIDKGLLVLLGVEREDDVAKMKKLATKVMSYRVFSDENGKMNLNLEQAGGSLLVVSQFTLAADTGRGLRPSFSGAGTPDQARELYQAFVDFCQSKGVNTQTGEFAADMKVSLVNDGPVTFNLQV